The genomic region TGCATTGTTAAAGAATTGAATGAATTCCTGATTAATTAACTATTAGTTTGGAATGAAAATTGCTCATAGGgtatcaaagtttgaaaaattgCAATGATTTTGTTTCATGACATGGAATATTTACTAAAATTGTTGGATACTATTTCCACACTTTGTTATAAATTATATCATATTGTCAGcttcaatgtaacatatatagGAACAAACCAGTGAGTTTTCAACCACCTGTAAAGACTAATTTGAAGTATGAAACGTTGATTTCAACCACCAGTGAGACTACTTTGAAGTATGAAACGTTGATTTCAACCACCAGTGAGAATACTTTGAAGTATGAGATGGTGATTTCAACCACCAGTGAGAATACTTTGAAGTATGAGATGGTGATTTCAACCAACAGCAAAAATACCTTTTTAATCTTGGATGACAGTGCAGTGCTAATGTGCAATGGTTTATATTAGTTCCCTTAATTAATGACCCCAGTGTCAATATTGAATACGCCACAACTAACTAACTCAAGCTAGACCAATATTAAAGACAATGTGAAACCAAATGCTAAACATTTGTGTAGAATTTAATCTACACATTCTGTggctcttttaatatttctaaaagGTAAATGCTTGTATCAGAATCACCTAAATTTGAATAGAAGTGTTCATCATGTCCATCGTAGTTTAAATTAATACACGCTCTCCAAATCATACGTGCAGTGAAATATGAAAGTCAAAATGCTTTGTTGCCAAGCAACTAAACCGTGCTAACTTCCATGAAAGCATAAAAATTTGCCAATTTGGGTGAATTTTTTATGAGAaagaataaaactaaaataaagaaTATAGTTTCCTTGCCTCCATTTTTGCAGTCTTTTAGGAATATTATGAagctgaaaaatattaaaattgatgAGAAGGAACAAATGTAAGACAGAAAACTTTGGTCTGATTCTCTGAGCACATCTTAAAGGCAGCTACGGTTACACTTGTAGGATGACATTCCCCCCCTCCATAATAACATATACTGTTGATAGCTTGTTTCATTAATGTTAGGACAGACACTTTAAAATCTTGGCAGAGTCTGTTTAATTTCAGAATCTGGGTGAGATGAAATACTTCTGTAAACACCATATACCTACTTTCCTTTTCTAGTGAATATAGAAGAAATTGGACTATCATCAAAACATAACCAGGTACTTTAAAGGATAATATTGCActaggaaaaaaataaaatatgcagACATAGATGTTTCGCTATCAGGCAAACAGGCAAACACTTGCAATACTTGCCACGACCTATCTTGGGATGACagtgaaatgaatattcaatgaatatACATAAATTTTTACCCCATtaccacccagttgggacaacattttctatactgtagtgtcatgtcctgcttcagagcactcgtattgtcagcgcgagcagtatgaatatcgtGTTTGTAtgagatcaaggttaggaactgttggtactgtcaataccagttcTTCGAaacatgatattggagtacagttcagagaggtattagcatttgGCAATTGTCCTAACTGGCTGCAATTATACACATCCTCATTGAAAAATATCCATAAGAAAATGTACTTGTTTTACAaagtattttgttgttgttaaagttCATGGGAATCAATTTTCGATTGGATTTAGCCTTACAATTTAGTAAAAATGTGATAAAATGGAGTTAATTTTTTGCTGTTAGAATATCAAAGGTAACCAGACCAAGCTCAGAAGGCTAGCTGAGCATATTACTATGGTAACCTTAATACACCATATTTACATGTAgcatatataccatatatacgtTGTAAATGTTGTATCATGGCATCTGACATGTCACAATTTATGTTGTTCTGTAAtcaggaaaaaagaaaaaaggagaagaagaagaacaaagcAGACATTAGTCCAAATGTCAACATGACTACATTAATGAAGTATGACTGGCGACTTCTGACCGACTTTGAtacaaagaaaatggaaaatgaaacttTTCACAGAAAAGACATCAAAAACTGAAGATATAAAAACTAATTTAAGCTGACTTGACTTGATTTGGATAAATTAAGTAAAATGATGGAAACCAATATTTTTAATGAACTTCGTGGTcgtttatattttgttcatatttcataaaaatgacatacTGCCCTCATATTGTGCAGAATGTCATCTTTAATAAAATGACATACTGCCCTCATAATGTGCAGAGTATGCTAATCTTTTAAGTGCACAGAGAGATTGTCTCTGCCTTGCCCGGCCTCTAGGGTTTAATAAGTTACTGGTAGACTAGTGTGTAATACTTCAGTGTACTTTGGCACATCCTGTGATTGCATTCCTAACTCGCTATTCCATTGTAAATTTGTTATCACACAATCATACATTTTCATGCATGGAGACACACATGGGGTTTATTAAAAGGTGTATCAAGTATTATGAGACCGTAGGGATCCACAGGGGACCTGTTTCATTGAAACAGATACTTCGGGAGAGGTTGAAGGGCCAACCACGTCCTGCGACCATGGCTTGAACATGACCCATCATACTCAAGGCTTTGAACTATTGTCACAAAAACTGATTCAAATACCAACTAGTCATTTAATCATTTTAGAATCATTTACTTAAAAAACATAAATCCTCCACTTGGTATAATAATCATCAAGGTAATTTTAAAAGACTATAAACTGATGTCTGTAGTTTTTTTGTTCACACagtagagaaagaaaaaaaaatgtgatttttagATGGTATAAATTGAGTTATTACAAGCTGATAGTAAAGCAGTGAAATAATAGCGTTACAAATTCTCATCACTTATACGACTCTAGTACCTTGAGCGGTCGTGGCTGCATCTTTGGCTTTCCATTCATATCCGTATAGGAAAGTCGCAGCCATCACGAAGGCCGCACCCATGAAAAAGAAactggaaaaaaagaaaaagataatcCCTCTTACAGAAAATTATGTCATTCCTTTAAAATGTTCTAAATACTTCTACTTCTATTATAAAACTTTTGAATAGTAAAATATTTTCTGCAATAGACCGTTCTTGTGGCATTTGTTTTAGCGAATGAAATGATAATACGTTTGACTCCAAACCTGTACTTTGAAGAAGATTGCAACCAACATACTGATATTTTCATCAGAGTGCCATTTAATGACGGGAGAACGTCActaagaaatgtctaatgccggtaatctgacctagtttcgaatgaggtgtaacagaagtgttagacaccaccatcgatcccagaaatgcacacacaacttgctaccgtcagtaattagacactagtgtacagtcagttcacacagctgcggtcaatacccataacacagtatacaaacgatacagcgatggacatctcaggtccagctaaagataacaaggtatcacgtttcattactgtctgcattttgtagcgacacgaacaaaacgtcacttgcaagcaacggaaagttcactttttcagatggccgcacactgTTTGGGGcgattcttcaatgcctttaatgacgAGAGATCGTCACtaacaaaattcaaaatctGGGAAATTatgttgttttcctttttaatgTGTAAGTCATATTCTACCAAAGTGAGGACAACTTGCCCCAGACTTTCACTGTTCACTATAAGTTTCTGAGATTTGGCAagtttttctttacatttttctATTCCATTTCTGGAAACAGAGAGGCAACTCTAAAGATCCTTTTGTGCTCTCACTTATATCTGGATAGCAGAGGTATCCACACACTAGAAAATGCTACCAGCCTGCTACAACATGACTGAAAGACATAAAACCCAGTTGATCACTTTACCTGGTCGGTTGAAAGTCATTGAGGAGATAATAGGAGACAACGGTTGAAAGAATGATGGAGAGGGACGTCGCGAAGCCTTTGAGAATATTATCAGCGTATTTGATGACCGCTGCGATGACCAAACCTCCTAGTgcctttatttaaaaaaaaaaaaaaaaaaaaaatcaaggaaaagaaaaattatgAACAAAAAGATAAAATAGAACTTTAGAAAACTGTTTAGTCCAGCACTGGCTTTATCACTTactgctggaaaaaaaaaatcgaaccGCGGAAAAAAATGACAGGGGGATCACAAAAGACtttgaaaagagcaaaatttcgaaggaaagaaaaaaaagaatatttgaaaaaaaggaacattttttttttatttgtgtagttagagggcctgatgtttcgatcctagcaggatctatTTCAGAGGTTAACtggaatgaaaacaaactaATTACAAATGAAGAGAGACCAATGGACAGACAACTTTTAGTTGTCCTAACAACCTAAATAGAACATTTCGTTTTGTttcgtttgttttgttttatttatttgctttttcataacatatatacaacaaaagTAGCGAATACAGAGAGTTAtggaatgtgaaaggaagtgtatcAAGAAACCCTTGTGAGCTTATCTAGTGATAAATACACTCCCTGTACATAGAGTACacaaataacaaaaaagaaTTGAGAAAAGaactaagaaaaagagaagaaaagaagaaaggaagaaacagaaaagaaagaaagaaggaaccACAATCTCAGTATAGGTTGAagtaaaatctctttaatttgtatttaaaacGAATTTCGGGAAGGTTGTGACCTGATATTAAGAAGCAAAGAATTCCATGTGATGCTTGTACGATGTCGAAGgctatattttcctacattgtTGTGAATGCGATTAGGGCGTAAACTTTGTATGTGTTGTGTGTTATAATTGTGAATCGCATGGTTGTGAACAAGGAAATTGTCGAAAGCAGGTGGAACCTGTCCATGAATAGCTCTATAGGCAATTGTGGCTACATATACATTATTAAATCAGGGAGCTTGAGGATGTTAAGATCTTTGAAAAGTTTACTTGTATGGTCATTGTAATTGGCAAATGAAACGTGTCTAATTGCTGTTTTTCTACCTCGAAACCTCAAAACAAATTTAGAGGTACATTGTTTATTAAAATCGCTGACATAGAATGAACTTTAAAGTGAGTCACTTACTTGGAGAATAATCACGACCCATGTGAATTTATTATATCCTTGAAAGAAACCGTTCTCACGGATGGCTGGAGTATCATACCAAAAGGCAGGAACCAATCCAAAGATCATACCAAAAAATGCTGAGaatgttaaaagaaaaaggCATTTTGAAAAGCGCCATAAAAGTATCAAATTCAGTTGGCATCCAGTGTATGTTGCAAGTACCTTTAACTTGTGACAGATAGGGTTTGTATACTGCTTTGATgggctgaaggggggggggaagggaaaaGTTTGATcttacaaataaatcatatcaaAATGCTAATATGCTACATTGTCAAAGAGATACTCCATATATAGAGTCTAAAACAAGCAGCGTTAAAGTTATACATTCAAATCAGTCAGTTAGTTTTTAACAAGGTTGGGCTACTTGCTATTAATTAACTAAACGTAGACAATTTCATGTTCATGACTACACAGAAAAAGTTTCCCTGGGTTTCCATTACCAccaaaaaaagggggggtggagggaaagGGGTAAATACAACATTGAATATTGATGAGAATATGTATCCCAGAGATCCACTGTGAAAACTACTTTAGTGTCCAAACCATCGGCCCATCGTACAGGAATTCATAATGCATGAAAAACACTAGGAAGCTTACAAGTTACCAAGGCTGACCCATTCCACATCAAATTTTAGTTGAATGGTCCCAACAACTGTTTCTCAGAAACTAACCTCACTTCCTTTAAAACATGCAACATGTGTTACCTCCTTTTAATATTCAATAGTGGTTAAGTATCTCGTTGTATCGCCTCTGTTTGCAAATCTTTTTTGATGCAACATTTTCTAATCTAATCATCTCTAAACATAACAGTGGTTTGCTAAGATGTTGATAAATTTGCATACACTACTCACCTAACTGAATATTTCTTAGCCATATACTCTGCTTGGTGCCTTTCAAGATTCTTTCAAAATATACTCCCGCAAAGCCACTAGAAAAGCACGCAGACAGGACGGCCATTAGTCCTATGAATTGACCGGACGCTGTCAATTCTTTCTCCTTCGTTTGGGTGCCGGATGGCATCTGAAATGGAAGATATATATGATGATAGATCAACATAGCCACGCAGGAAAGCCAGCGTGCTTTAATAAAAGTGATTCTGTACCACAGTTTGCATGTTGCATTGTGCACTCAAGATTCCTGTCCTCAATATTGGTGCATTCATACCTGAAAGTACCAGAAAGCAATCCAcaaggcttagtgattccttgccatattttTTCTACTCTGACCAATGTCCACACAGGTTTTTGCTCAAAAGTGGATTTTAATTATCTAGAGGAGAAGTTTATCCAAGCTTAACTTTTGCAGCTATTGTACagattttcagacattttttcCTTCCTTTATTGACCTGAAGTGATCTTTGACCTTCACATAAAATGATATGGtttctgaaattgtttgtaTCCAAATTCTTTGATATGAGTACCAAGCACTTCAGAGTTCTTGAGGTTCCGAGTACTAAGTACCAGTGTCTGAGTACAGCAATTTAGAATCTGTGTACCGAGTGTCCGAGTACAGGTACAGGTAGTTTCCATCCGAGTACTTTTCATACAAGGTTTTGCTTATGACTGCTCCCAGATGGCGTTTGTTTGTAGCAAATGATGTAACAGTTGAATGTGTTGACATTGCTCTGATCTTGCTACTGTCTGCCAAATACAGAATATCTCTTTCAGATATTCAAAATGTGAAGTTTATTCAAATGTCACTTTTGGAGTTATTGTTTTTTCTAGGTATTTAGACTTTGGCCTCTGTTGTCTCAAACAACCCTTGACCTCCAGAAGAGGTAGTAGGGTCATTGTACTAAGGTGGATCTATGTACAAGATGTAAAGGTCTGACACACATATGTGTACCACACGACATCACGATTGCAtagattgaaataaataatcaCAACAGATTTTAAGAGCACTGTCACTGAAGGACAGTATCAATAGGGAGAGGAATGGAACCCCTTGCACATTTCACGGTgaggaaaaagaaataaatcacCTGAACTAGAGCGACACCAAACATCAGAAGTACCAAAGAAATCCATTTTGTGCCATTgagttgttttccaagaagaatgACTGAAAACATTGCAGTTGTGAGAATTTTCAGCTGGTAGGTGACCTGGTGAGGAGGAAAATCGATACAAATGAAGGACTATGAGTAACTTATGCATGTGCATTGTGGGGGAACAACATGGCAACTGTATTTCAGTTGGCCAAAAACtctagggagtgttagctcattgGTTaaagccggtgcctttcaatcataaggtcccgagtttgagtcactccaagattaacgtatgtcgtccagttacagagttgttggcaattgacaattcataatcatggacgttaaaatatgaatctaagagactgacttcgatcagcttgcggctttgataagccaatgatggcttcttcgtgagttcctgctttcaggaggatctaaaatacatacatagatactgtacatacatggcTCTGGTATGTACTAACAGGCCATACATATAACTGACACACACGAGCAATATTACGCTCACCATAATGTTATGGACTAACCTGGTAGGTGGCAGCATCCAAGTTTGAAAGAGCGAGAAAAAGAAGATTATTCTGGATGGTATAGAGTCCAGATGGCACAGCCAACTTTAATGTATCCCAAGGTTTCTGGAGAATCTCATTGTTTAGCACAGCCAAGAAGTTTGAACAGTTCATACCACCTACAGAggagaagaaacaaacaaaccatCCATTCCCATGATGCACTAGTAGCTCCTATAAACCAAAACATACTGTTTATCTTTTTTGGGGtgaatttattataattattatatgttAACGTCTAACCATGATAAACATAGTTCATAACTAGGTTGGAGATGGTTACCTAGGGACCAAtacaaaatgtttacaaaattgcTTGAAATGGAAGGATAACCAttttatacaaaaaatatgttttgcaatttcttttcaaaactcATGGCTTGACAAAAAACGATGGCTTTTGTCGTCCATGTCCTTCAGCCTTagccttttccatttttctttcacaaaCTATGTCACCTTGCAACTCAAAAAAGCACTAACAACTTCACTGGCATGTTTTAAGTTTTGCCAGTGCCCTCTCTGTTCATTGAATCAAAATATTAAATCATAGATTGGTTCAGTAGCAATTATTATTAGCTCTATAGGCCATAGGATATCACAGAAGGAACCCCTAATACCTATTATGGGAACAACTGGGGTATCTCAAACTGTTTTCATCGTTCTTAGAATAACTTGTAGAATTAAAGGGGAATTAAGTCATTGGCATGTTTGAAAATTTAAGTTTTCTTCGTTGTGCactttacagtacagtaacttTCTCACATGTGTGACTGGTGCCCTCTCCTCTCTCCAGCCATCCATCCTGCAATTAGCTAACCTTAACGAACCCTTTTCAAAATGACATCAACCCCTATAAACTGCATGGCTATATGTATAAAGATACGCACTGGCCGGCAAAGAGGGAATTATTTATGCACAAAGAATCATTTTACAGAGTCATGGGCAAGGAAAGTGGTTTCAAGCAAATGGTCGGATCCAGCAATTGTGTCCAATTTATACTGAAGACGTTTAGCAATGTTTACTCTTTAGGGAAAATCTACTTGTCACAACGGAGAGAATTGAAAAACAGTataagttagagggcctgataTTTCGACCCTAGCAAGATCTTCAGTACAAAAACTGAGTGGCAGGGATAGTTGTCTTCATTAAATGGCATTGCGGTAGTAATGTATATTTACAGTGTGTTGTTAATGTAGCTTTGAAACTATGAGCACTGAGTGAAGATTGGGAGTTTCAATTGGACGCCATAAACTATAGATCAATCAAAAGAAGACTACATATATTGTTAACTGCTTGAAAGTTGACCAATTTGGCATTGGTAATAAATTTgtagttttctttttttaggtAAATTGCATTGTGACAAATATGTAAAAGGGCTACTAAGAATTACTCAATGGTGAAAGGGTCATTAGCAATGCCaccaaaacatgaaaactaaaacagaaaaaatatatagtttatattctGTTGATGAAAAGTACTTAATGGGTTTCTGAAGAGTAATAGTAGAATGAAAACATCAATGACAAATTGATTCATTCCACAAACACATTCAAAATGGTGGACA from Apostichopus japonicus isolate 1M-3 chromosome 2, ASM3797524v1, whole genome shotgun sequence harbors:
- the LOC139977130 gene encoding UDP-N-acetylglucosamine transporter-like isoform X1, giving the protein MDKAPPTHQAERGFLLSKMQIVQFNLKYVSLGILILQTTSLVLTMRYSRTVDDGGPKYISATAVVMAELLKITACLILVFRGEGGMNCSNFLAVLNNEILQKPWDTLKLAVPSGLYTIQNNLLFLALSNLDAATYQVTYQLKILTTAMFSVILLGKQLNGTKWISLVLLMFGVALVQMPSGTQTKEKELTASGQFIGLMAVLSACFSSGFAGVYFERILKGTKQSIWLRNIQLAFFGMIFGLVPAFWYDTPAIRENGFFQGYNKFTWVVIILQALGGLVIAAVIKYADNILKGFATSLSIILSTVVSYYLLNDFQPTSFFFMGAAFVMAATFLYGYEWKAKDAATTAQEQHKL
- the LOC139977130 gene encoding UDP-N-acetylglucosamine transporter-like isoform X2; protein product: MDKAPPTHQAERGFLLSKMQIVQFNLKYVSLGILILQTTSLVLTMRYSRTVDDGGPKYISATAVVMAELLKITACLILVFRGEGGMNCSNFLAVLNNEILQKPWDTLKLAVPSGLYTIQNNLLFLALSNLDAATYQVTYQLKILTTAMFSVILLGKQLNGTKWISLVLLMFGVALVQMPSGTQTKEKELTASGQFIGLMAVLSACFSSGFAGVYFERILKGTKQSIWLRNIQLAFFGMIFGLVPAFWYDTPAIRENGFFQGYNKFTWVVIILQALGGLVIAAVIKYADNILKGFATSLSIILSTVVSYYLLNDFQPTSFFFMGAAFVMAATFLYGYEWKAKDAATTAQAS
- the LOC139977130 gene encoding UDP-N-acetylglucosamine transporter-like isoform X4, with amino-acid sequence MQIVQFNLKYVSLGILILQTTSLVLTMRYSRTVDDGGPKYISATAVVMAELLKITACLILVFRGEGGMNCSNFLAVLNNEILQKPWDTLKLAVPSGLYTIQNNLLFLALSNLDAATYQVTYQLKILTTAMFSVILLGKQLNGTKWISLVLLMFGVALVQMPSGTQTKEKELTASGQFIGLMAVLSACFSSGFAGVYFERILKGTKQSIWLRNIQLAFFGMIFGLVPAFWYDTPAIRENGFFQGYNKFTWVVIILQALGGLVIAAVIKYADNILKGFATSLSIILSTVVSYYLLNDFQPTSFFFMGAAFVMAATFLYGYEWKAKDAATTAQGTRVV
- the LOC139977130 gene encoding UDP-N-acetylglucosamine transporter-like isoform X3, coding for MDKAPPTHQAERGFLLSKMQIVQFNLKYVSLGILILQTTSLVLTMRYSRTVDDGGPKYISATAVVMAELLKITACLILVFRGEGGMNCSNFLAVLNNEILQKPWDTLKLAVPSGLYTIQNNLLFLALSNLDAATYQVTYQLKILTTAMFSVILLGKQLNGTKWISLVLLMFGVALVQMPSGTQTKEKELTASGQFIGLMAVLSACFSSGFAGVYFERILKGTKQSIWLRNIQLAFFGMIFGLVPAFWYDTPAIRENGFFQGYNKFTWVVIILQALGGLVIAAVIKYADNILKGFATSLSIILSTVVSYYLLNDFQPTSFFFMGAAFVMAATFLYGYEWKAKDAATTAQE